Below is a window of Brassica napus cultivar Da-Ae chromosome A5, Da-Ae, whole genome shotgun sequence DNA.
CTACTAGGAATAGTGGAGGTTCTTCTTTTGGATCACAAATAAATATGAGATGGTCTAATGTGCTTTTCAAATCCAGTTGGAATTTCTAATCTTGTTTTACCATAAAAAGAAAACTCTTAAACTATCTTATTGTTCATGTATCATTAGATAAATCGACCTCTAATGATTGTATTTAGGTACTGTTGGGGAAAGTTGAATTTGGGGAAAAGGTATACAGAGCACTAATGAGCACCACTTTCAAACCATACACATATCCTTTTggaatctttcttttttgaatatttCAACTAGACGATACTGATTAACTTGGACTCCAACTAAGTAGCTGATGAATTCATGTAGCTGTTCTACAATGCAAGctaaattattgtattaaaaAACAATGTTTGATAGCTGGGCCTGGATGTGTTCCTTTATACATTACAAATCAAATAGTAAAACCCCTTAACATTCAACCACGAGCTTACTGAAGTACTGATTTGATTACCTTTTCATTCGCCAGCTCGGTCAACTAACTAGTTGAAGCTAGAAATATTAAAATGGGGTTGAAGCCTGCGGACTATACGAGCCTAGTATAAAAGTGTTGACTCGTGGCTCGTTTACATGATAATAAAACGGGCCACGATCAACAATTTTAGAGGATAATTAAGTATAAATCTGTACAATTACACATGTATCTTGGGAGTATCTATTTACATTTCGTGATCATAGGAAGTAGAAATAATCAGTTATATCCCGTGTATATCGCAATATCTTTAACTTCTCATATCATTTACTCGTTCCAACTTCCAATTCATGCAGTGAAGCACTAGATTCTCTACAGCAACATACAGTAAGACtgaaatattttagtttgattATTTGCTAATCCATTATTCCaaatatgttaaattaaaaaatggagGAATAATGGAATATATATAGTGGGGAAAAGAGTGAAATGGACACGAGAGGTTGGAAAAGAAAGGCTTCTCTTCTCCGTAACCCATAAAGATTCGGCTTTCACCATAACTGGCATAGATTCTCCACTCTCTATCCATCTATAAATTACATAGCAACCAAAGCTCTATAATCACAAAgcaaaacaacaaaacacacacaagaaAAGAACTCAAAAACCTTTCAAGCCTTTTTCAAGATCAAAATCATGTCTTCGTGCGGAAACTGCGACTGTTCTGACAAGACCCAGTGCGTGTaagttttctctctttcttcacGTCTCGAAAGTAGAAAactctcaatattttttttaatattttgtgttATCTTATTATGGTCTAGAACTCTAGATAAATGATTGacatatgttttctatttctttgAACTTCAGTAAGAAGGGAACCAGCTACACCTTGGACATCGTCGAGACTCAGGAGAGGTAATTGTAGATGAAAGTTAAGGTTATGGACTTTTGGTGATGGTTATGTTgatgatgattttaattttgtgtTGCAGCTACAAGGAAGCTATGATCATGGACGTTACTGGTGCAGAAGAGAACGGGTGCCAATGCAAGTGTGGCTCTAGCTGCAGCTGCGTCAACTGCACTTGCTGCCCCAATTAATAAAGCGCCTAAATACACATTTTAAAAGGGGccatttctcttttcttttcctccTAAATGTAATATGAATAAAAGTTGATGTGAGTTCATCTATGGAGCTCATATCTCTTATTACTCTCTATAGCATGGTGTGTGATGTAATGGTTTTATGGTCCCTTATCCTCTAATACATCATATTATCTACATATTAGTTTCAGTTGTCTTGCCTCAATCCCAAataatcttttcattttaaaggtTTGGTGACTTGATTATCAGTTCATTACTAAAAAGCTCCATAAATATTTAAGAGTAGAGATGTATGGCATGGCATCTTGCTCATTTATGAACAAAAATTGAGGTTGGCTCGTCTATGAGCTATTACAACTTCTCTAGTCTCTATGATGTCATGTAATGGTTTTAGCCTTTAGCCTTTATCCTCTTATACATCACATTGATCTATTAGTAGCCGTATCTTTCCCTtcttcacaaaaatatttacatgaCAAGGCACAAACACAAAATCATCAAACTGAGTTATGGACCATGTTCTTTGTCTAAATGGGTCAGGCCCATTATATAACTTTCAAGAGCGATCACAGCGACGAAAAGGTCATCCCATTAATGGCGGGGATGCGGCGGCTAAGGTGGTGGTGAGTCTGGTGACACCATCTCGTATGAGAATCGGTGTGATGTTTTCTTCCCTTGTTCCTCTGCAACTTCCATCTCGGATGCAAACTCATCTCTGGTACATATTACCAAATGAAGTGAAGAGTGAATCTCTTCTAATACACGGAAAGCCTGAAGTAGATTGGGAGGTTGATACTACTACTAATTATCCTAAACTGAAGTTCAACATCTCACACACGGATTCATTGATAGCCTGTGGAGTAACAGTAAACGTTCCGGTTGGTATTGACGTTGAAGACAAGACAAGGAAGCTGAGACACAATGTGATATCACTTGCAAAGAGGTTTTACTCGTCTCAAGAAGTCAAGTTTCTGTCAAGTATAGCAGACATGGAAGCTGAGAGTAAGGAGTTTATAAAGCTATGGACTCTCAAAGAAGCTTATGTGAAAGCATTAGGGAAAGGCTTCTCTGCTTCACCTTTTAATACTTTCTCAATCATCCGGTCTGAGGCTGCAAACTACAGCCTTTGCGGGCAGGCAGAGGGATGGAAGTTTAGGCTTCTGGAGTTAGCTGCTTCGTCTCATTAAACtgaaagaagatgatgaagaagaagctatgaaTGTGATTGTCCATAGAACCCTCCCACTCGTTGAAGATGAACTTATATCTGACTGGAAACTGCTTTAGCTTGTAAAAGGCATTGTTTCACAACAAATTATTTACAAAGACGAATACAGAATCCAACTTTTCACACTTTGatcttctgaaaaaaaaaaactatgaaacCAACAATGGTTTTGATCTAAAAGATTTCACTAACCACTTTGTATCAAAGcccacaaaagaaaaaaacatcaatCAATCATACTTCTCTCTCCAAGtataaacaagaaagaaaacccAAGAGACAGCCAAGGCAATATCACCAAGAGCTTGCTTGGGACACTCAAAGGCGAGATCTTCAATCTTCCACTCAAACATAACTCTCCATAACGCCATAAGCACATAGAGAATCACAGACCCTCCGGCGAAGAAGCTATGAAAGTCTCTGTCTTTGACAAAGGACACCATGAAAAGCACCAAACCGATCGCAAAGAGAAGCAAACCGGAGAAGGACTGAGAGATCTGGATGAGGAGCTCGTCGTGAGGCGTTGAGCCTTTGAGCTTGTTGGCTATGTCGCTGCCGTGGCCAAAGATGGAGGCTTTCTCTGTGTAGAACATCATCAAGGTTCCGCTCGTGAGCGCGATTACGGAGTGGAGGATGCAGATTACGCGGAAGAGATGTGAATTCATCGGAGTTTTTTGAGCCTGTGGAGATTAGTCAAACGAAataataagacaaaaaaaaattgaatctttttttttttaagataggGAAGAGCAGAAAGGAACACGCTTCACTTGCATATAAAGGGTTTAAGCTTTGTCGGAAAATCAGTAGAGGAGAGATACGGGTCTTGTAAGAGAGAGGGAGATTTGTCTGAATCAGAGATATTAGGTTCTTCAACAGTAAGGGAGCTTCTGGGGGGTTGTGTTTAcgataaaccctaattttgtgATGAtgcaaaaagaagatgattGACTTTGGATCTTCTTTTTGGCAGCTTCTTTTCTGTTCAACAGAGAAATTCAAACCCGCCGTTTAAAGATTGCTTTCCGGTTTTAAATGggagattattattttaatttaattccTTTTCAAGAATTGCCAGCGATACAACAAAACTAGATAGACAATATAATTAATCAAATCTCTTGATcagataattaatttatatttttttttataaatgtggGATTTGATTTCAGAGGGTATGGATTCTGGAAATTAATagatcaaatttataaaaaaaaatagacatattGAAAATACTTTGTTTGTTAGAATATGATACAGATAAATCATAGTAGCTATTATGAATCTTATGAAATATAGAAAGATATATGTTGAAGATTtatcattataattattttttaaaagaaacaatATAATCAAATACTTTGTCAATAATTTCACTCGTAACTTTATGAGAAACGTTATCCATGACTCTTTCTGGTTAAACTTGAACAATCTAGAATCAACATCCTtgaacaaacaataaaatatcatttacgAGAAGAAACAAGGAACTTATGTGATTTAAATCATAATCAAGGATAGTGACTTCTTAACATTCAAGAAACtatggatatttttttctttcaacattacaacattgttctcttttttttggtattaaTGTCAAGAGCATTGTTCTACTTAGCTTACGGTTTGTATTTTAACGTCACTGACGATCCCTGAAGGAATGCTATCAGCAAGAGACCCAAGTTCGGATAAATAGAATATTCACCTCTGCTAAGCTCTGCAGTTTTTTAATTCAGATTCCATTTTCTTTTCATCTACACAGTAACAAGTAGACCCTTTTCTCATGGGACTAATAGTAAGTTAACATCATTCCTTAAAAAGGTAGCAAAATCGTAGAGAAGACAAACCTTTCTATAGCATTGTATGCACAACATGAAAAGGGACTGCAGCAAAAAGGTCAGCTCATAAGGGTATCATCCACATGGGTTGACACCTCGAACAAACTTCCAGAACCACAGGTTTGGTTGAGCTCCCCTTCATCATAGAATCGAAAAGGAGAAGGAACACTAGTGTCTTCGTTGTTCGAGCTCCTCTTcctaattgttaaaaaatttcTTCAGTTAAAATTTGACTTTGGACATTAAAACTTCCACCGCCGTCTGTGGGGATCGAACCCACGGCCACGGGATTAAAAGTCACGcgctctaccactgagctaagACGGCATCAGACGATTAGTGTTTCTTGTTAAACTTTGATAACACCTACATGACTCATGTATCCACGTACTGGAAAAAGACACAGCAAACATCAATCAAACAGGCGAAGAGTAATGATCAAGATGTCAATATCTCAGGTTTATACATGAGTCATGAATTCACACAATGTTTCGTATTGAAAGGCGACAAGAAACTACGTAATAGAATCAATCAATTAttactaaaaaaacaattactaCAATTAGCAAAATGATAAGGATGGTTCATTGATTGAAAGGCATCTTAGTAGTAGGTCCAATATCACTGCTAGGCCCTAGTGGCGGCTTCTGTAACGCACCAACACGTCCACTTGGCTTAATTTATTTGACCATTTTCGAACATTTCTTTCTCCAAGTTTGAATAATCAAACTCGATGGCTTACGTAAACTCTTATATAAACACATTACCACCCTGAGAtctttcatcatcatcaatcaaTCTTCTCACACTTCAGTCACatacaaaaaaacacacaatGCAGATTCACAAACTCTGTTTCCTTGCTCTGTTCTTAGCTCAAGCAGCCTTTGCCGTCAAGTTCAACTTCAAAACCTTTAATGGAGACAACTTGTTCTTCCTCGGAGACGCAGAGCTTGGTCCTTCCTCCGACGGTTTAGACCGATCCGGAGCCTGGTCCATGACCCGTGACGAAACCCCATTCTCTCACGGTCAAGGTCTCTACATCAACCCCATCCCATTCAAACCATCCAACGATTCAGCTCCTTACTCATTCCAGACCTCTTTCACTTTCTCCATCACTCCCCGCACCAAGCCAAACTCCGGCCAAGGCCTCGCCTTCATCGTCGTCCCCACCGTCGACAACTCCGGCGCTTCCGGCGGCGGGTTCCTCGGAATCCTCAACAAAACCAACAACGGTAAACCGGAGAACAACCTCTTTGCCGTTGAGTTCGACACTTTCCAGAACAAGGAGTTCCAAGACATAAGTGGTAACCACGTCGGGCTCAACATCAACTCCATGACTTCGAACGTAGCGGAGAAAGCTGGTTACTGGGTTCAGACAAGAGTCGGGAAGAGGAAGGTTTGGTCGTTCAAAGATGTGAACCTGAGCAGTGGAGAGAGGTTCACGGCTTGGATTGAGTTTAGAAACAAAGACAATAGGATTACTATCACGCTCGCGCCTGAGAACGTGAAGAAGCCTAAGAGACCTTTGATACAAGGTCCGAGAGAGCTCAATGATGTTATTCTACAAAACAGTTACGTCGGTTTTGCTGGTTCCATGGGACGTGCCGCTGAGCGTCACGATATCTGGAGCTGGTCTTTTGAAAATGCCGCCAAGGACAACTAAACCGGTTTGGTTAAGTCCGGCTTGCTTTGTTTATGCTCGTTCGAGTGAATAATTaaagtttaaaactttaaacaaataaaaaagccAGATATGTGGCTtactttgtattgtattttcaaattttcatgtTCTTTTGTATTCTGAGATtgacaataaaataaactttttttttaaaactaatttgtGTATAACTTGATATTGCTTGAAGCCTATATATATAGTACCGGTTCTAGggagtggcaaacatggcaTATGCCATGCGTTCAtcttaaaattatctaaatttaatgataagaacggtccatatttatttttgttttttcacaacaagaatctatattattatactTAACTAATTATAATACATATAATCTATATAGGACGGCTTAAAAACTATATTGGACCTTTAGACAATTTATGTTATATGATATAACATAAATTGTCTAAAGGTCCAATATAGTTTTTAAGCCGTCCTATATATCACCCTCAAAGTTCTTTAACACAGCGTTTTTAGGGATGAATTGTATTTGTATACCTTTTTGCTAAATGGTAAATATCATTAAGAAGATAATGAAGATCCGGTTACAAGTTAATGAAATTAAGAGCTGCTTTTCAGCCAATCAGATTTAAGGGGTtgcaaaaagttttaaaaaaacccAAAGAACCTACAAAATTAACATCATGCAACCCAGACAATGGTTTACGTGAAGTTAATACAACGTTACAGCACAAAGACAACATTTTGGGTTCCCATACCAAAGCGCTTCTTGTTCATCTGTAACAAAACAGAGAACAAGAGAATAACCTGAAGGCGAGATTGATCGAGCCTAACCGAAGTGGCTCCTACCAGACATCGACGGAAGCGTCTGGCTCACGCCCCGGAGCTCCGCAGGAGGAGGACGTCAACAAAGCAAGCCCAAGCTAACGCAGAAGTTCGCTAGAATGTAAACCTGCTTGCTACACCGCTGAAGATGAAGAACGCGGTCGAGCGCAGTCGGTCGTTATGATCTCATTCTGCTGCGCGACACAGAAGATGCAGCGAAGACAGCAAGGTTACAAAACAGCAATCTACTGGGAGCTTTGGAATGGGAGATGAAGCACAGAAGGAGCATGGAACTCCTTGAAATAGGTGACCTGAAGGCGAAGGAAAGCATAGCCCTATCCGCAAGAGACGTCGACGTCGAGGGTAGTCCTCAAGACCCTTTTGAAGACGATGAGAGCGGGGAAGAGGAGACAACCCTTCGCTGAGGAACACCATGGAAGCCGCCTTTTGAGCTAAGGAACAGAGGTCCTCGGTGGTGCGCCTCACAACCACCCTACACTCAGAGAGAGGAGGAGCTCTACGCAAACCCTAGAAACTAACCGCTAGAATAGATCGACTGGGGCGAGACGGCGGAGCAGAGGCGTGGACGGTCGCGACACGTCGAAGCTTCTGGCGGATCTCGGATCTCGGATCTGACCCAGATCCGAGCGCAATCGGCGTCTAACAGTAGATCCAGGGCCCCCAAGGCCATCACAGACCTGTCTTGCCTCGCTGATGGTCCGGAGAAAGCAAAGACCCTTTGATTTCAGTTAAATCCGGCGAAGAAGATTTCATCGGACTTAGACACATCAAGCAAGGAGGAGAGACAAGGAGAAGATAGCAGAGGGCGAAGGCGATGAAATGAAAACCGGTAGACAGAGGAGGGAGACCGACGGCGAGAGGTGCCGTCGGCCGCCTAAACGGGCAGATAAAGCGGCGGTAACCTAAAGTTTACGGTGGGAGAAAGGAGAGACTAAAGAGAGGGTTTCActtttctctcctctctcttgATGGCTAGTCAAATTGAGCTTGACACGTTTTTGTATTTGTATACCATGTATGCTTGAAgccatatatttgaaataaaatataaataaacgtctaaatatataatatgcttTTCCGCGCAGAGACTACAAACTTGGAATGTCTTAGGGTTATATAGGagatatgaattttaaaaaatgttcaaCTAAAAAATGGGACAATAAATTGATAACGAGATCAGTTATATTACTCCAATTCAATTATTGAGGAACTACGAATAAAATAAACCACGTCCCCTGAAACACAGTAGGTCCATTTCTTAGCAAGCCCTGGAGCCAGTGCCGTACGAAGAGTTTTAGGGGCCTAAGAcaagctttaaaaataaatttatatacaattataaagaaaataattttctaattcGATATATCACTTTCGCCAAATACATAAGTTTAACacttacaaaaataagtttattaCGTAAATATGCTATATTATGtcctataagaaaaaaatatatggatTCAGAAATTGAATTATTCGAGTCTCGTGGAaagtttttttagaaataaGTTTAATCAACTAGactagaaattattttaaattttggggccttaaaaaacataatattattcgGGGACCTAAGACGAATGTCTTTTTCAATACACCGTAGACACGTCTCTGCCTGGAGCTAGTAACTGGCGCCTGTAAACTGGCAAttcgttttctttttgttctttgaCAATTCGAGTTCGATGTCTTGCTCTTGCACAATGCAAATTTACAAGACCCTGTTTCATTACTCTGTTTTGAAGTTATGTTCCTCTTTCAGACCATACCACTCATTAAATTCAACGTCATGACCCTCGATAACTCGAACCTCTTTACAAAACCAACAGCTAAACCGGTTCGGACGGTGTTATTGTTTAAGAAAGAAAGTGATAAACCGAGGCATttatttattgtctttttttttaggtCTCATAGCTATTTATTGTCTTTGGAGAGATTCATTGCTCTTGAAATGTGTttgtgtcaaaaaaaaaaattaataagaaatgTTTCTTTATTCCAGAGCAAAAGTTTGAAGATTTGACCCCCAATGTTTGCCTATATTTTATACATTCCCCCTCAAGTAAATGTTCTCCTTTTTTTTCTGTTATGGTGATTTGTAAGGCCGTAGAGCAACCACGTTGCTTGCGTGCAAAGAGAGGATTATCAAAATCGAAAGAAAACCTGAACTAAGAGAGAGATATCCccattaataaattaaacaacgaCTCGTCGACAGTGAATCGTTTCTTTCAGCAgtcgtttttttgtttgtttttacaCTAAAAGGCCGAGACTTTATTATGAGGCTGAGAGAGTGTATAGTGTGTGGCTGCTTCTGCTTTTTCCAAGTTAAAAACAGGAGGAAGAAATAAAAACTGTGTTCTGTATTTTGTATGTGTGGTTCTGTTTCAATCTCGAAAAGATCATTTCTGGTTGGTTGGCCTCTCTCAGGTCCTTCTTATCTTCTCCCTCTCACTTTAGCTTTGCGGTACAGAAGCTTCCTTCCTTTTTTtggctctttttttttctcatatatGATCAAAGTTTGCATTTTTATTTGGGCATTTATATCTTTTGGATGGTTTCCTCAAATGGGTTGAATGTTCTTCCTTTTCTAGCCTAAGGGTTTCCTTTTGTGTGGTTGGGATCACTCCAAAGGGGCTTTTTTACATTCTGAGTGTCTTAAGTTCTTAAAGCAATGAGCTGCTGAATCCGACATGGTTCCAGTTAGAGCTGAGAATCCAGAGAACTCATTGCCTACTTATTGGTGGTTTCTAGTTAGTAGCCTTTTGCGGATGATCGATGGAAGGCTCTTCAAACTCCAACTCTAGAGGGTTCTTCAACACCTCTGGCGTTTCAGACAGGAACACTGAGAGAGTCACTGCTCGCTCGAAGCCTTCTTTATCTCATGTTGATGAGTATGTCAGAAGCGTGTTTGGTAGCAGCACACGCAAATCCTTCGAAGAAGATTCTTTAGGGACTGGTGACCCTTTTGTTAGATCCTTGGAATGGGGTGATGTCAGCTTGAGACAGTGGCTGGACAAGCCTGAACGGTGCGTAGACGTTTTCGAGTGCTTGCACGTTTTCAGACAGATCGTGGAGATTGTGAATGTGGCTCACTCTCAAGGCATTGTTGTTCATAACGTTAGACCGTCTTGCTTCGTCATGTCTTCGTTTAACCATGTTTCATTCATTGAGTCCGCTTCTTGCTCTGACTCGGGGTCTGCTGATTCCTTGGAGGACGATCCAGTTAGCCATAAGAAAAGAGAGGACGCTGGATCCTATAACAAGATCTTGGAGAGACAAGTAGAGAAGctagaggaagagaagaagcagCCGTTTCCGATGAAACATGTGTTAGCAATGGAGACAAGTTGGTACACAAGCCCTGAAGAGGAGTTTGGTTCTCCGAGTACTTGTGCTTCTGATGTCTACCGTCTTGGTGTTCTTCTTTTCGAGGTTTGTGATGAataaatttgacatttttttgtttgttttttcttgtaatTAGATGAAAGTTAGTCCCTTTGCAGCTGTTCTGTCCTGTGCCTTCAAGAGAAGAGAAGTCAAGAACTATGTCTAGTTTAAGACATCGTGTGCTTCCGCCTCAGATATTGCTCAAATGTCCTAAAGAAGCTTCTTTCTGCTTGTGGCTACTGCATCCAGAGCCAAGCTGTCGACCATCAATGAGGTTTGTTTTAAGCATTGTTCATCTTTTACTTAATGGAACTAAACGAGAAGTTTGTCTTTAATGGTGCAGTGACTTGCTGCAAAGCGAGTTTATGACCGAACCAAGAGATAATCTGGAAGAACGTGAAGCAGCAATAGAGCTTAGGGACAAAATCGAGGAACAAGAGTCGTTACTCGAGTTCTTGTTGATGATTCAACAGAGAAAGCAGGAGTCTGCTTATAGATTGAGGGATACAGTTTCACTTCTTTCTTCAGACATAGAGCAAGTTGCGAAGAGACAGTTAGTTTTGAAGCAAAAGGGAAGCTCATTCTCTGATCTCAGCTTCCCTGAAGAGCCTTC
It encodes the following:
- the LOC106402547 gene encoding lectin-like protein At3g16530; the protein is MQIHKLCFLALFLAQAAFAVKFNFKTFNGDNLFFLGDAELGPSSDGLDRSGAWSMTRDETPFSHGQGLYINPIPFKPSNDSAPYSFQTSFTFSITPRTKPNSGQGLAFIVVPTVDNSGASGGGFLGILNKTNNGKPENNLFAVEFDTFQNKEFQDISGNHVGLNINSMTSNVAEKAGYWVQTRVGKRKVWSFKDVNLSSGERFTAWIEFRNKDNRITITLAPENVKKPKRPLIQGPRELNDVILQNSYVGFAGSMGRAAERHDIWSWSFENAAKDN
- the LOC106405808 gene encoding protein SPA1-RELATED 3 isoform X2, with translation MEGSSNSNSRGFFNTSGVSDRNTERVTARSKPSLSHVDEYVRSVFGSSTRKSFEEDSLGTGDPFVRSLEWGDVSLRQWLDKPERCVDVFECLHVFRQIVEIVNVAHSQGIVVHNVRPSCFVMSSFNHVSFIESASCSDSGSADSLEDDPVSHKKREDAGSYNKILERQVEKLEEEKKQPFPMKHVLAMETSWYTSPEEEFGSPSTCASDVYRLGVLLFELFCPVPSREEKSRTMSSLRHRVLPPQILLKCPKEASFCLWLLHPEPSCRPSMSDLLQSEFMTEPRDNLEEREAAIELRDKIEEQESLLEFLLMIQQRKQESAYRLRDTVSLLSSDIEQVAKRQLVLKQKGSSFSDLSFPEEPSTLLASRKRFRQVIPPEETNDEESLFLESSRLMRNFKMLETVYFLTRRRQLKASAALGKSLTRHSPLSSENGRGSEKSSVSNSAAPKDLSQNDSRQGGWIDPFLEGLCKYLSFSKLRVKADLKQGDLLNSSNLVCSLAFDRDGEFFATAGVNKKIKIFECDSIVNNNRDIHYPVVELASRSKLSSACWNSYIKSQIASSNFEGVVQIWDVSRSQLVTEMKEHKKRVWSIDISSADPTLLASGSDDGTVKLWSINQAILI
- the BNAA05G24220D gene encoding uncharacterized protein BNAA05G24220D isoform X1: MQAQKTPMNSHLFRVICILHSVIALTSGTLMMFYTEKASIFGHGSDIANKLKGSTPHDELLIQISQSFSGLLLFAIGLVLFMVSFVKDRDFHSFFAGGSVILYVLMALWRVMFEWKIEDLAFECPKQALGDIALAVSWVFFLVYTWREKYD
- the BNAA05G24220D gene encoding uncharacterized protein BNAA05G24220D isoform X2 gives rise to the protein MNSHLFRVICILHSVIALTSGTLMMFYTEKASIFGHGSDIANKLKGSTPHDELLIQISQSFSGLLLFAIGLVLFMVSFVKDRDFHSFFAGGSVILYVLMALWRVMFEWKIEDLAFECPKQALGDIALAVSWVFFLVYTWREKYD
- the LOC106406652 gene encoding metallothionein-like protein 3, with translation MSSCGNCDCSDKTQCVKKGTSYTLDIVETQESYKEAMIMDVTGAEENGCQCKCGSSCSCVNCTCCPN